In Xylanibacillus composti, the following are encoded in one genomic region:
- a CDS encoding GNAT family N-acetyltransferase, whose product MEDYKHTDRYRDSFNRLAHQTFGISFEEWYQRGYWDERYICYSYVDRDEVVANVSVSRLQLRSESACLKACQIGTVMTHPEYRGRGLSAKLMDHVIQKHEPEADVFFLFANRQVLDYYPRFGFSPVQESRFVWNRDGECSGLRGAAPPTWRQLDLQHPQDERRLLHALKSRQPISDRLSVLEHEGIFMWHALEVFPTGLYYHEQTGQIWACSHHEGTLHLYDCISPSSGHGRSDHGSFPELFDELCVLLPGTRRVEFAFTPDKLGLPVYNEPLRGNDVLYAKQSRTSGPAFPEDGPFKYPITAQA is encoded by the coding sequence ATGGAGGATTACAAGCATACAGATAGGTATAGGGACAGCTTCAATCGGCTGGCGCACCAAACCTTCGGTATTTCTTTCGAGGAGTGGTACCAGCGCGGCTACTGGGATGAGCGGTACATCTGCTATTCTTACGTGGACCGCGATGAAGTGGTCGCCAACGTGTCTGTCAGCCGATTGCAGCTGCGGTCCGAGTCCGCTTGTCTGAAAGCCTGTCAGATCGGCACCGTCATGACGCATCCGGAGTACCGGGGGCGCGGTTTGTCCGCGAAACTGATGGATCACGTAATTCAGAAGCATGAGCCGGAGGCGGATGTGTTCTTTCTGTTCGCCAACCGTCAGGTGTTGGACTACTATCCCCGGTTCGGTTTCAGTCCTGTGCAGGAGAGCCGATTCGTCTGGAATCGCGACGGGGAATGCTCTGGCCTGCGAGGCGCTGCACCGCCAACATGGCGCCAACTGGACTTGCAGCATCCGCAGGACGAACGTCGGCTGCTGCATGCACTGAAATCGCGCCAGCCGATTTCCGACCGGTTGAGCGTGCTGGAGCACGAGGGCATCTTTATGTGGCACGCCCTTGAAGTATTTCCAACCGGGCTTTATTACCATGAACAGACTGGCCAAATCTGGGCCTGCAGCCATCATGAAGGCACCTTGCATCTTTATGACTGTATCTCGCCTTCATCCGGGCACGGTAGAAGCGATCACGGCAGCTTTCCCGAATTATTCGATGAGCTCTGCGTGCTGTTGCCGGGCACAAGGCGAGTGGAATTCGCCTTTACGCCGGATAAGCTGGGGCTTCCCGTGTACAATGAACCGCTCCGGGGCAACGACGTGTTGTACGCGAAGCAATCTCGTACAAGCGGCCCTGCTTTTCCGGAGGACGGCCCGTTCAAATATCCGATTACCGCTCAAGCATAA
- the murI gene encoding glutamate racemase codes for MSIVFFDSGIGGLTVLHEAVRLMPHEDYIYYADSRHVPYGLRDKREVQRLVCDAIQAMTERYDVHAVVVACNTATSIAIQALRDRYRMPVIGMEPAVKPAVRLVQASRKRVLVSATPLTLKENKFAELVAGIEAEQFVDPLALPELVRFAEKEQFAGQTVEAYLREVLTPFDLSQYGAFVMGCTHYIYYKNLFSKLLPEEVALIDGNRGTVRHLQRQLEVLLPGRSGKGSGQIRFHSSLPADEADRMTRIFHHLQAEHDGVT; via the coding sequence ATGAGCATTGTATTTTTCGACTCCGGCATCGGAGGTTTGACTGTCTTGCATGAAGCCGTAAGGCTGATGCCGCACGAGGATTACATTTACTACGCGGACTCCCGCCATGTTCCGTACGGCTTGCGTGACAAGCGGGAAGTGCAGCGTCTGGTTTGCGATGCCATCCAGGCGATGACCGAGCGCTATGACGTGCACGCTGTTGTGGTGGCCTGCAATACGGCGACCAGCATCGCCATTCAAGCCCTGCGTGATCGCTATCGCATGCCGGTGATTGGCATGGAACCGGCAGTCAAGCCTGCTGTACGCCTTGTACAGGCAAGCCGCAAACGTGTGTTGGTGTCAGCGACGCCGCTAACGCTCAAGGAAAATAAATTTGCAGAGCTTGTGGCCGGCATTGAGGCCGAGCAGTTCGTTGATCCGCTGGCGCTTCCCGAGCTTGTGCGGTTCGCAGAAAAAGAACAATTTGCCGGACAGACGGTTGAAGCATACTTGCGGGAAGTGCTAACGCCTTTTGATTTAAGCCAATACGGCGCGTTCGTCATGGGATGCACGCATTATATTTACTACAAGAATTTGTTTTCCAAGCTGCTGCCCGAAGAAGTCGCTTTGATTGACGGCAATCGCGGAACGGTTCGCCATTTGCAGCGGCAGCTGGAGGTTCTTCTCCCCGGCAGAAGCGGGAAGGGCTCGGGCCAGATCCGGTTTCATTCCTCCTTGCCTGCGGATGAAGCAGATCGAATGACCAGGATATTCCACCATCTGCAAGCAGAGCACGATGGAGTAACGTAA